A section of the Mesobacillus jeotgali genome encodes:
- a CDS encoding Na/Pi cotransporter family protein has translation MTIAFAHGIFNSTNTLIQLPFVAVLALIVTKLIPGEDSIIDYKAQHLDPVFIEQSPTIALGQAKEEVLRMGKFALKGLEETNEFLKTKNTKHSANAMQLEDAINNLDRKITDYLINLATSSLSEHDSEEHTMLMDTVRDIERIGDHFENIIELIEYQQSNKVRMTDTAMDDLEIMFNLTVSTVDEALQALDQKNLETARAVVTKEDEIDSMERKLRKQHILRMNEGQCSGQAGIVFVDIISNLERIGDHAVNIAEYVLGEHK, from the coding sequence ATGACGATCGCCTTTGCCCACGGGATTTTCAACTCAACCAATACATTGATACAGCTGCCATTTGTAGCCGTATTGGCGTTAATTGTAACAAAGTTGATTCCCGGGGAAGATTCGATAATAGATTACAAGGCCCAGCACCTTGATCCAGTTTTTATTGAGCAGTCACCGACAATCGCTCTTGGCCAGGCGAAAGAAGAAGTTCTTCGCATGGGTAAGTTTGCATTAAAGGGACTTGAAGAAACAAATGAATTTTTGAAAACAAAAAATACAAAGCATTCCGCCAATGCTATGCAATTGGAAGATGCAATTAATAATCTCGATCGTAAAATTACAGATTATCTAATAAACCTGGCAACCAGCTCTTTGTCGGAACATGATTCAGAAGAACACACCATGCTGATGGACACTGTTCGCGATATTGAGAGAATCGGGGACCATTTTGAAAATATTATTGAACTGATTGAGTACCAGCAATCTAATAAAGTGAGAATGACGGATACTGCAATGGATGACCTTGAAATAATGTTTAACCTGACAGTGAGCACAGTTGATGAAGCACTTCAGGCGTTAGATCAGAAAAACTTAGAAACAGCCAGAGCAGTTGTAACAAAAGAAGACGAAATTGACAGCATGGAACGCAAACTTAGAAAGCAGCATATTCTTCGAATGAATGAAGGTCAGTGTTCTGGACAGGCTGGCATCGTGTTTGTCGATATCATCAGCAACCTGGAGCGCATCGGCGACCATGCAGTAAATATCGCAGAGTACGTTTTGGGAGAACATAAATAG
- a CDS encoding MFS transporter → MSKVNKLLGDIELTKDLALLLIIGGLYSLSIALSNTFVNIYLWKQSGELADLAMYNLSIVIAQPLTFILAGRWAKKVDRVIVLRIGVIFLAMFYVTVLFVGTRASEFLLLLGVLLGIGYGFYWLAFNVLTFEITEPETRDFFNGFLGILGSVGGMIGPVAAGFIISRLEKLTGYTVVFGLSLGLFSIAVLLSFFLKRRPAHGKYWFMRIITERRNDKNWRMVTNAHFCQGLREGVFVFIVSVFVFIATDSEMALGTYGLINSGISFLAYFFVSRTLKKEHRKKAILVGGLILFLAIFLLVFNLSYLRLLLYAALIAVAYPLLLVPYSSMTYDVIGLGWRAAEMRIEYIVVRELFLNLGRITSIVLFLLSIHLFSERQAIPVLLVLLGSGHTLIYFFIRKIQLKAPA, encoded by the coding sequence ATGAGCAAAGTAAACAAATTATTAGGAGACATTGAACTGACAAAGGACTTGGCGCTCCTATTGATTATTGGGGGTCTGTACTCATTAAGCATTGCCCTTTCCAATACTTTCGTTAATATCTATTTATGGAAACAATCCGGTGAGCTAGCAGACTTGGCAATGTATAACCTTTCGATTGTCATTGCACAGCCTCTCACCTTCATCCTTGCTGGGAGATGGGCAAAGAAAGTCGACAGGGTCATTGTTCTTCGCATTGGTGTCATCTTTCTCGCGATGTTTTATGTAACCGTTTTGTTTGTAGGCACCAGAGCATCGGAATTCCTATTATTACTGGGTGTCCTTTTGGGCATAGGCTATGGCTTTTATTGGCTGGCCTTCAATGTCCTCACTTTTGAGATCACTGAACCGGAGACACGTGATTTCTTTAATGGATTTCTTGGCATCCTTGGATCTGTTGGAGGTATGATCGGTCCGGTGGCTGCTGGATTCATTATTTCCAGGCTTGAAAAACTGACAGGTTATACAGTGGTGTTTGGACTTTCGCTGGGGTTATTTTCAATCGCGGTGTTACTTAGTTTTTTCCTTAAACGCAGACCCGCCCACGGAAAGTACTGGTTTATGCGAATTATAACAGAAAGAAGGAACGATAAAAATTGGCGGATGGTTACGAATGCCCACTTCTGTCAGGGGCTTAGGGAAGGTGTATTTGTCTTCATCGTTTCCGTCTTTGTATTCATTGCCACAGATAGCGAAATGGCCTTAGGTACATATGGATTGATTAATTCAGGGATTTCTTTTCTTGCTTATTTTTTTGTATCCCGTACGTTGAAAAAGGAACACAGGAAAAAGGCAATCCTTGTTGGCGGACTGATTCTTTTTCTTGCCATTTTCCTGCTTGTTTTCAATCTCAGCTACCTGCGGCTTCTTTTATATGCAGCCCTGATTGCGGTTGCTTATCCATTACTTCTGGTTCCTTACTCTTCTATGACATATGATGTCATTGGCCTTGGCTGGAGAGCAGCGGAAATGAGGATAGAGTATATCGTGGTCCGCGAACTATTTTTAAATCTTGGCCGGATTACTTCAATTGTGCTTTTCCTGCTCTCAATCCATCTTTTCAGTGAAAGACAGGCCATCCCTGTCCTGCTTGTCTTACTGGGAAGCGGGCATACCTTGATTTATTTCTTTATTAGAAAGATCCAGTTAAAAGCTCCAGCATAA
- a CDS encoding superoxide dismutase — MAFELPQLPYAYDALEPHIDKETMNIHHTKHHNTYVTNLNNALEGNEELLSKSVEEVVSNLDAVPEAARTAVRNNGGGHANHSLFWQILSPNGGGEPTGELADAINSKFGGFEGFKEEFSKAATTRFGSGWAWLVVNNGELEVTSTPNQDSPLMEGKTPILGLDVWEHAYYLNYQNRRPEYIGAFWNVVNWEEVSKRYTSAK, encoded by the coding sequence ATGGCATTTGAATTACCACAATTACCGTATGCATATGATGCACTAGAACCACACATCGACAAGGAAACAATGAATATTCACCACACAAAGCACCATAACACTTATGTAACAAACTTGAATAATGCTTTGGAAGGAAACGAAGAACTTCTTTCTAAATCTGTTGAGGAAGTCGTATCTAACCTGGATGCTGTTCCAGAAGCGGCACGCACTGCTGTTCGCAACAACGGCGGCGGACATGCTAACCACTCTTTATTCTGGCAAATCCTTTCTCCAAATGGTGGCGGAGAGCCAACAGGCGAACTTGCTGATGCAATCAACTCTAAGTTCGGCGGATTTGAAGGTTTCAAGGAAGAGTTTTCAAAGGCTGCAACCACTCGTTTCGGCTCTGGCTGGGCTTGGCTTGTAGTAAACAACGGCGAGCTTGAAGTAACTAGCACTCCAAACCAGGACTCTCCATTAATGGAAGGCAAGACTCCGATCCTTGGATTAGATGTTTGGGAGCATGCATACTACCTGAATTACCAGAACAGAAGACCAGAATACATTGGCGCATTCTGGAATGTAGTTAATTGGGAAGAAGTCAGCAAGCGTTATACTTCTGCAAAATAA
- a CDS encoding Crp/Fnr family transcriptional regulator yields MDKNISLYSLILQNFIDKETIQKIKADTILFQEDENVQNVYILLSGSASVGRVHMKGKEFILKILNGEEMIIEYELFKHTPRYHFSAKTLTDCEVLMIRREHFEEFILNDKTAMNALVNWLSTRYLKAQMKCQDLIMNGKKGGLYSILIRLCNSYGVMTDEGILIDLPLTHQELANLTYGTREVIQRMLKELREKDIISYDQLKFTIKNLAYLKREVDCQNCSFEICGLN; encoded by the coding sequence GTGGACAAAAATATATCATTATACAGTTTGATTTTGCAGAATTTCATTGATAAGGAAACAATCCAAAAAATCAAGGCAGACACTATCCTTTTCCAGGAAGACGAAAACGTCCAGAACGTTTATATCTTGCTGAGCGGAAGTGCGTCAGTGGGCCGTGTTCATATGAAGGGAAAGGAATTTATCCTGAAAATACTGAACGGCGAAGAGATGATCATAGAATATGAATTATTCAAGCATACGCCGCGATATCATTTTTCAGCCAAAACTCTCACTGATTGTGAAGTCCTGATGATCAGAAGAGAACATTTCGAAGAATTCATCCTCAATGATAAAACCGCTATGAATGCACTTGTTAATTGGTTAAGTACTAGATACCTCAAGGCACAAATGAAGTGTCAGGACTTGATCATGAACGGAAAAAAAGGAGGGTTATACTCCATTCTGATCAGGCTGTGCAACAGCTATGGTGTAATGACAGATGAAGGCATCCTGATTGATTTGCCTCTCACACATCAGGAACTTGCCAATTTAACCTATGGAACCAGGGAAGTGATCCAAAGGATGCTGAAGGAATTGCGCGAAAAAGACATCATTTCCTATGACCAGCTAAAATTCACTATCAAAAACCTTGCCTATCTAAAGCGGGAAGTTGATTGCCAGAATTGTTCTTTTGAAATTTGCGGGCTGAATTAA
- a CDS encoding DUF456 domain-containing protein → MDLIYWTIIGILFAGAFASLFIPILPGVLLMLGGFILYGVFYSFEPFNWLFWSIQGMFVALLFGADYIANIIGVKKYGGSKAGIWGSTAGLIVGPFIIPIVGILIGPFIGAALAELLVNKKNLNDAIKIGFGSVVGFVSSVVTKAIIMVIMLISFFMII, encoded by the coding sequence ATGGATTTGATATATTGGACTATTATAGGAATATTGTTCGCTGGCGCCTTTGCCAGCTTATTTATACCCATCCTTCCAGGTGTTCTATTGATGCTGGGTGGTTTCATTCTATATGGGGTTTTTTATTCTTTTGAGCCATTCAACTGGCTGTTTTGGTCCATTCAGGGCATGTTTGTGGCCTTGCTGTTCGGCGCTGATTATATAGCAAACATAATAGGAGTCAAAAAGTACGGAGGAAGTAAGGCTGGTATATGGGGAAGCACTGCGGGACTGATAGTCGGCCCATTTATAATTCCGATTGTCGGTATCCTGATCGGTCCGTTTATAGGAGCGGCCCTGGCTGAATTGCTGGTCAATAAAAAGAATCTTAATGATGCAATTAAAATCGGTTTTGGTTCTGTTGTTGGCTTTGTGAGCAGTGTAGTGACCAAAGCAATCATCATGGTCATCATGCTCATATCTTTCTTTATGATCATATAA
- a CDS encoding DUF1189 domain-containing protein, giving the protein MNLFTQLAKSLYSPKDIALTRFQGIGKTILFVFLLTLISILPSIFYMFTSISQAIDSAKQAVETDIPNFSIEEGVLKSDIKAPVTLKKDNFTIIFDSTGAVEESDMTNMDTTFGMLEHEIVLTAGGQTNAIPYSLFTTEKISRDDALSLIKTADSALPVLLGILFIAIFVFSAGLKFIEVSLLALFGLLLKNLAQRNIQYRHLWRMAAYSTTLPTLFFTLMAFLKTAVPYNFAVNWFVASMMLLMAIKEIAVQKREEI; this is encoded by the coding sequence ATGAACCTTTTTACGCAATTGGCCAAAAGCCTGTATTCTCCGAAGGATATAGCATTAACCCGTTTCCAAGGTATCGGCAAAACCATTTTGTTTGTTTTTTTATTAACACTAATCTCTATTTTGCCATCCATATTCTATATGTTCACTAGTATTTCTCAGGCGATAGACTCGGCAAAACAAGCCGTAGAGACGGACATTCCCAACTTTTCAATCGAAGAAGGTGTCTTGAAATCGGATATTAAGGCACCGGTTACCTTGAAAAAAGACAATTTCACTATTATTTTTGACTCTACTGGTGCAGTTGAGGAAAGTGATATGACAAACATGGACACCACTTTTGGAATGCTGGAGCATGAAATTGTTCTTACAGCTGGCGGACAAACAAATGCTATCCCCTACTCCCTTTTCACAACGGAGAAAATATCCAGGGATGACGCACTGTCACTCATTAAAACGGCTGATTCTGCCCTCCCTGTCCTTCTCGGAATATTGTTTATTGCCATCTTTGTTTTTTCTGCCGGTTTGAAGTTTATAGAAGTCTCGCTGCTCGCCCTTTTTGGTTTGCTCTTGAAAAACCTGGCCCAGAGGAATATACAGTACAGACATTTATGGAGAATGGCCGCATACAGCACCACTCTCCCTACTTTGTTCTTCACTCTGATGGCATTCCTTAAAACTGCAGTGCCCTACAATTTTGCGGTTAACTGGTTTGTCGCATCCATGATGCTGCTAATGGCAATTAAAGAAATCGCAGTTCAGAAAAGAGAAGAAATTTAA
- a CDS encoding LysM peptidoglycan-binding domain-containing protein: protein MKKLAGFIVFIVLTYAIYNDLSIGTLPAMNSQNPDIKESEQKENIKKADRQRQPEIPYFEHEVKPGDTVLSVLDSISDSPLNVPVSQAVDDFKKLNDGTDPQKIKFGNTYKFPDYSSQN, encoded by the coding sequence ATGAAGAAATTGGCAGGATTCATTGTTTTCATAGTTTTAACCTATGCGATATATAATGATTTAAGCATAGGAACGCTTCCCGCAATGAATTCACAAAATCCAGATATAAAAGAATCAGAACAGAAAGAAAACATTAAGAAAGCAGACAGACAAAGGCAGCCGGAAATCCCTTATTTCGAGCATGAGGTAAAGCCCGGCGACACCGTCCTTTCCGTTCTTGACAGCATATCAGACAGCCCGCTGAATGTTCCTGTTTCACAAGCGGTAGACGATTTTAAAAAATTGAATGACGGAACAGACCCTCAAAAAATTAAATTTGGCAATACCTATAAATTCCCCGATTATAGCAGTCAAAATTAA